GGCGCTCAAACGGGATAATTTAGGTAGTAGAGGGACTAAGATCATGTTAGAAATAATACCCAAGGGAGTTAGGACGATAAAGTTGGCGTAGCGCATCGCCGCAGCTGCACCTTCGAGATAGGAAGCAAAAAACAGATCGGTGTAAACGTTGATGTGTAGCATTCCCGAGGAAAGAGTGGCTGGAATCATTACCTTAAGTACATCCCTTACTCCTGGAATACGCCAATCAAAACTCAAGCGAAATTTGCCCATACCCGATCGCGATTGAGCGATTAACTGAGCCAGCCATTGTAAAATTGCTCCAACTACCGTACCTCCGGCGAGGATTATACTTCCCAATTGCAGATATTCGGGAGCGTTAATCTGCTCTCCTAATTGCCAAATTAAGCCAATTACCCCTAAAACGATCGCCACGCTAGAAAATAGGGGACTGATACTCGGTAACCAATATTGATCCGCCGCGTTAAGAGTACCAAAACCGATCCCAATTAGCCCCCCTAATAAAGCTAAAGGAGACATGATGCGCAACTGTTGAATCGCCATTTCCCTAACGGAGGGACTTAAACCGGGGGCGAGTAAGTCGATAAAAATGGGAGCAAATATTAGTAAAAATACACTAACTAGTAAGAGTATGACACTGACTAAAGTTGTCACCGTTTCTACCAGGGGTGCTGCTTTTGATCGCTCTGTTTTGGCTAATACACTCACTAAGGCGCTATGAAATGGTCCATTGATTCCCCCCAAGAGAATGAGCAGAAACCCTGGAACAACGTAGGCGTAGGCGTAGGCGTTGACGATGGGACCTATACCAAAAGCCGCGGCTACCAATTGTTCTCTAACTAGGCCAAAAACTTTACTAATTAGGGTGGCTAAGGCGACGATTCCTGCGATACCTGCGAAAGAACGGGAAGATTTTTTAACCATTTGCTCTTAATCTAAGTACTGACCCTTATTTTCCCATTGACTAAGGCAATTAGGCGTAATTTCAATGGACCAGAAGTGTAGCTGGTTTCACTAACTATGGCTTTGATTTCATCGGGAGGTTGATCAGCTTCGCTTACTTCTTGTAAAAAGTTTACCAGAGTAATTAAGCGTCCGTCTCCGATTTGAATATCTCCCAAAACCCCCGCACGACGTGCTCGAAATTCAGAAGCGGCTAATAACCAGTCAATTCTGGCTTGAATTTGTTCTTCTTCAGTCGTGTCCGCATCGATGGATACCGAGGCTAAT
The Gloeocapsa sp. PCC 73106 DNA segment above includes these coding regions:
- the murJ gene encoding murein biosynthesis integral membrane protein MurJ; this encodes MVKKSSRSFAGIAGIVALATLISKVFGLVREQLVAAAFGIGPIVNAYAYAYVVPGFLLILLGGINGPFHSALVSVLAKTERSKAAPLVETVTTLVSVILLLVSVFLLIFAPIFIDLLAPGLSPSVREMAIQQLRIMSPLALLGGLIGIGFGTLNAADQYWLPSISPLFSSVAIVLGVIGLIWQLGEQINAPEYLQLGSIILAGGTVVGAILQWLAQLIAQSRSGMGKFRLSFDWRIPGVRDVLKVMIPATLSSGMLHINVYTDLFFASYLEGAAAAMRYANFIVLTPLGIISNMILVPLLPKLSRLSAPESREELKLRIRQGLILTALTMLPLSAIFVALALPIVQLVYQRYAFQADASLLVAPVLTVYGLGMFFYLGRDVLVRVFYALGDGETPFRISLINIVLNAVLNFFLIKVFGIPGLVLATVGVNIFSMILFLLILDRRLQGLPLKSWLATIVALFGATFVAGSGSWFCNWGLQSLWGDQGWFILLLNITLSTSVAVVLFGAIALQLKLPELEILLRQLKQKFKL